Proteins from a genomic interval of Quercus robur chromosome 9, dhQueRobu3.1, whole genome shotgun sequence:
- the LOC126700245 gene encoding uncharacterized protein LOC126700245 isoform X3: MDSRGALRPKRVSFGNEHQSPSYAKGKLEPWTRAQKCLVTNEKPYWSSFGQSLEIPHNPIPPMEFLCRSWSPSSSNFLQIFSSSNLLMHSHENCSLGEHEVKLHDNLTSGEHEEEKMEETKGHASLSNRSTSSSKVDNIWKWITLDKSVQPVVQTRKSFITSLFRRRVKTKEEDRLRTANVHAALSVTRLAAAIAGFAANSTKDKEEANKDVKHISSEGKVDWDQNMSNIVASAAALIATICAESAESIGANRGHVASAVNSGLATQTPADMMTLTATAATCGMRGAAMLKSRAMEYDNLARKLLEVEAQLPVVTPSGEFTGPRLP, translated from the exons ATGGATTCACGAGGAGCACTTAGACCAAAAAGAGTCTCCTTTGGAAATGAGCACCAATCACCATCTTACGCA AAAGGGAAGTTGGAACCTTGGACAAGAGCACAAAAATGCTTAGTGACTAATGAAAAGCCATATTGGTCTTCTTTCGGCCAATCTTTGGAGATTCCACATAACCCTATCCCTCCCATGGAGTTCCTTTGTCGCTCATGGAGCCCATCCTCCTCTAACTTCCTGCAGATATTTTCATCAAGT AATCTGTTAATGCATTCACACGAGAACTGTAGTTTAGGGGAGCATGAGGTGAAGCTACATGATAATCTTACCTCAGGTGAgcatgaagaagaaaagatggAGGAAACCAAAGGGCATGCATCCCTAAGCAATAGAAGTACTAGTTCCAGCAAGGTGGATAACATCTGG AAATGGATTACACTTGACAAGTCTGTTCAACCTGTTGTTCAAACTCGCAAGTCCTTTATTACTAGCTTATTTAGACGTAGAGTAAAGACCAAAGAGGAAGATAGACTTCGTACCGCCAATGTTCATGCTGCTCTTTCTGTGACACGCTTGGCTGCTGCAATTGCTGGCTTTGCTGCCAACAGCACCaaagacaaagaagaagcaaataaaGATGTCAAGCATATTTCTAGTGAAGGCAAAGTAGATTGGGATCAGAATATGAGCAACATTGTTGCTTCAGCTGCAGCTCTAATAGCCACAATATGTGCTGAATCTGCAGAGTCAATAGGTGCAAACAGAGGTCATGTGGCTTCTGCCGTCAACTCAGGCCTTGCCACTCAAACCCCAGCTGACATGATGACACTAACAGCCACTGCTGCAACATGTG GCATGAGAGGAGCTGCAATGCTCAAGTCAAGAGCTATGGAATATGACAATTTAGCAAGGAAACTACTTGAAGTCGAGGCTCAGCTGCCAGTAGTCACACCTTCTGGTGAATTTACAGGCCCACGACTTCCATAA